The segment GTCACAGGCCAGCAGACGGTTCACCAGTTCGGTTTGTTCCGCCGCAAAGGTGGCGTTGTACGTCCCGACCACCAAAAAGCCCCGCGGAACTCAATCCGTCCATGATCGCCGCCTCTTCCAGTTCGCCGGGCAGCGACTTCATGAACGCCGCCAGGAGCAGTACGCCGAGCGGCAACGCGCCCGCCGTGTAAGGGAGAAACAGCGCCCAGTGCGTGTTCAGCACGCCAAGCTTCATCACCAGCAAATATTGCGCGATAAACAGCACATTGCCCGGGATGAACATGCCGATGAGCACCGTTTGATGGATCCACTTGCCGAAGCGCGGGAATTTCATCCGGACAAGGCGAACGCCGTGGCGGCGGCCAGCAGGGCGCCGGCGAGCGCGGACGTGAACGACAAATAGACGCTGTTGAAAAAATAGACGCCGATTTTGGCTTTGACCCAGGCCTCCACGTAATTTTCCAGGTGCCACTCTTTCGGCAAACCGAACGGGTTGGTCGCGATGTCCACGTTGCTTCCTTTCAGCAAGGAAAACACGACGAACACGAACGGAAAGAGGACGGCAGCGACATACGCCAGCAGCACCGCATGCGGAACGGCCCGTTTGAGGACCTGGCCCATCAGCATTCGCCCCCTTCCATCCGGCGGCCGAACGCGAGCTGGTAAAGCGACGTCAAAAGGAGCGCGAAGGCGAAAATGATGAGCGCAACCGCCGTCCCGAAGCCGTAGTTCGGATCGACGCCCATCGCTTCATTCACCATGTAGGACACCACGGAAAGGGTAAATAACAACATCAAGATGGCGATTCCCAACCGTTTTTTCGTTGACCTGACCTCCCGCATCGGATCTGTTTTTCTTTGGTTTTCACTTCACAGTTCCGATTATAAAGGGCGGCCGGCGGCAAGCGGAAGATTCACATTTATGCGATCACGGGGTAAATTTCTTGAAAAACGGAAAGCCCGCCTCGTAGCGGGCTTTCCGCAGCCCGTTGGCAAAGCCCCGTTTCGGGGTTTTGCCAACGGGCTGAAGGCCGGTTTCACGAACCGGCCCGCACCCATCCCACATAATGCCGTTCCTGTGCGCCGTCGACGTTGAACGCGACAAACAGCCGGTCACCGGAAGGCGCCCATTCCAGGCAGCTGATGCGCGCGTAATCCGGCGTGACGAAGGCAGGTTCCGCGCCGTTGTCGCGGCTCACCACGATCCGCGTGCCCGGCATCGGATCGTCGATGCTCATGCCGGTTACGCCGAGCAGATAGGCAAGACGGCCGCCGTCCGGCGAAAACCGGAACAGATGCGGCATGATGCGGGCGTAACCTCCCGTGAGCTCGTAATAGGGATTGTTCTTGTCATCTTCCTTCGTATAGCGGGGGCTTTTTTTCGTGTATTCGTCCAGTCCGGCCGGCCACGCCACCCGTTCGATCTCGTTCCCTTTTCCGTCGTACCAGATGAACCAGCCGTTCCGGCTCACCAGGAAGCGCGCCTTGGCCGGATGCACCGCCGTGGAAACGAGCTCATGGATATAGGCCTTCAAAATCTGTTTCTCCGTCTTGTCCCGGAGGTTCACGATCTTTACGCCGGTTACATCGTCGAAACCGTTGTAGGCCACGATGCTGCGGTCCGGCTCCAGCCAGGTGATGTGCCCCCAGAACCCCTGCTCGAACGGGAGAATCTCCTGTTTTCCCGTCCGGATGTCATAATAGGCCAGCGCATGTTTCGGTCCGGCTCCGTCGCCCAGATTCTCGCCCGTGTCGTGCAGGTAGTAGAAGCCGCTGCCGTCGCTGCGCCAGATCGGGCTCCAGTCGCCGTTGCCCTTCGTCCATTGGACCTTCTCGCCGGTTCGGGCGGACACGCCCCAGATGCCGGGCGTGTCCCGGTCCCAGGTCGCCGTCCATTCTCCGGTCGGGCTGACGGATTCATAACCGGTCCGGTCAGGGATTTCGCCCAGGGCGGTGACGGTTCGGGCTTCCATGTCCACCCGGTATTCAAACCACCGGCCCGACGCCCTTTCCCTCGCCGTCACCAGCACTTCCCGGTCGCTCAGGGCTTTCAGCGCCTCAACCAATTGATCCTTGGGTAGCGCCACATATTCTTCGATGGGAGAGCCGGGAAGTGCGGCTGCCACGTCGGGTTCTTCCGCGGAATTTTCCGGCTCGGCCGTCTGACCGCCCGCTTGGGAAGCCGGGGACGTTGGCGACGGCGACGGTGCCGAAGACGAGGCGGACGGAGTGCCCGCCGGCTCCGTCTGTTGTCCCTGCGGCGACGGGGTTCCCCCCGTGCCGGGAGGATTCGGTTCTCCTCTCGAGCAAGCTGACAACATGACAGCAAAAAAAACGCCCAGTACCGCCAGGCGCTTCATGTAACGCATGATGGAAACCCCTTCCTCTCCAGCCAACATATTATGCACATACCTTTACATTTAACTTTCGAAGCATTTCAAAAGTGTTCATATATCGAACCCCCATGGCTTTGCAAGCGTTCGGAATTTTTATTTTTTTGGGTGAATGATTGGGTTGCTCATGAGTTACAACAATATAGTTATATGCTTTTGCAAAAGCAACCAGCCAACTGTCCGCCTCATCGGCAAATTGATGTTTTGCAACGTCTTCATAATGAGGATTTCCAAATGACCAGAACATTAATTGGCCATAGGAATCCAATACCTCTTCAGTATCTGTTGACAAAAACCAATGATCAAATTCGGATAATGCCCACTTTTTCAACGGATCATCGTTTTTTTGCAATTCATCTTTCACTCGATCAATGCTAGCGATAAGTCCCCTTCGTGCCAGCTCAACAAGCACACGCCAAAAACATGGGACTATGTCAAATGCATAATATAGCCTGTGAGCGTTAATAAAAACATTGGCATCCAGTACAAAACGGATAGTTTTGGTGGATTGGACGGGTTGGACGGACTGGGCCATAACTACACCTCAAAACCAAGATATTTCCCATACTTCACAAAGGCGTCCCCGCTCAGTCCTGTAAGTCTGTATGCCTCCGTATAAAGCAGACGTCCTTCCTTTACGCTTGCAAATACAGCCTCCGCGAAACGCCGACCAACGCGGAAGTTCTGATTGCGATAGAAATTGCCTCGGCCATCATCATCCCGGGACTTTTCATATTCGTTTTCCATCCAATCGCGGTAAAAATCGAAAAATTCATCCTTGGTGATGAGTTGCAAATCCAGCGCCCTGCGAGCCGCTACTATGCTGCTCACTTTGAAATGTCTGGCCAAATGATTGAACCGATCGTTAACATATTGCACATGACGCCATGTAACTCTCATTTCATCTTCCGGAACAAGAAACTCCGCAGCCGTTTGATTGCAAACCTGTTCAATCTGCTGGGCGGAAGGCTGCAACCCGGAAAGATCGAAAGCCGCGCTTTCTCCGTACCAGATGTGGGCAAGTTCATGCGCTACCGTAAACATTTGGGCAGCCTTTCCGTCAGCACCATTGATGAAAATGAGAGGCGCATATTCATCCACCAGCACAAAACCCCGAAACTCATTCACGTCCAGCTTTCGGTGCGTGTTGTTCCCGACAATGCCGTTTCTGACGACCAGGATGCCGATCTCCTCAATTTTGCCCAGCAAATATTGCAAGGCTTCCGTCCAGCTTCTACAGACGGACGCCCAACCGTTTCCCAACCCCAGGGTATTCCTCATGTTTTGAGCTACTTCACGGGGATGGGACGACAGTTTCCAGGAACCGACAAAAGGAAGTGGTTCATGCCCCAAATCCATCAAATATTCCCGCATCCAGGCCTGCCGCCGCTGCATCATGTAGATGGTTTCCAGCAAGTTGACGCTTGGTTTGGCAGCTTGCGCATCACCGACAGTTCTGTAATGGGGAATGGGAAGCTTGATCTCCGGCGGTTTGGGCAGAAAGAAATATCCCAGAGGCGTGGAAGTGGCTTTCGCGAATTGTTCCAGCTGTTTCAGCGTCGGCCGGGTTTCATTTTTCAGCCATTTCGTGACCATGGGAAATCTTTTTTCGATCCATTCGCCAGCATCCGCGCGTTGGATCGCCCATCGGATCAACTCCGGATTTACGGCCACCCTTGCCACTTCTCCACCGCCTTTCTGTACTTCAATTTAGTTTATCGGAAACTTCTCAGGATTTTACAATTTCCAGCAATTTTTCATAGCTATCCACAACGTCATACTTGAGCCGGGCGGTATTGAGCCTGGCGAAATGCTTCCGGGCGCATTCGATTTTCGCCTTTTCCACTTCCCTCAGTTCCAGGGATTCCATGGAACCTTTCGTTTCAGCGATGAAGTAAATGTACTTTACGTCGCCTTCCCGGAACACGATCGCCCAGTCCGGATTGTACTTGCCCAGCGGCGTCGGAATGTAAAATCCTCTTGGAAGCTTGGCGTAGACCAGAACCTCCTCGCTGGCGTCCAGTTCCTGTGCAAATTCACGCTCCACCTTGGAATCCGTCACGACGATATCGTACACGTGTTTTTGCACCTGAATGGCATTTTCACCCAATTTTCCCGACAGCGTGTTTTGCGTAAAAATCGCCGCGTCAAAACGATCATTGAGGATATCGTACGTAATGGACTCGATGATCATCGCGGCCTTTTGTTCGTTGATCAGCCTGGCGGCGCGAAGCATGAATTCTTCCGGGTTTTTGCGAAACTGCAGGAACGTGCTTTCCTTGATCCCCGTCAAAATGGCCACAATCGTCTTTCGCGTCAGCTTCGTCTCGTCCATGAGCTTGCCGATCAAATCGTATTTCACACGGAATTCCGGCTGCCCTTCGACAAACTCTGTCCTGCTTTCCCGCGTCTCAAAAGCTTCCCCTGCCTGAAGTTGTTCCCTGGACTGAATGCGCTTGAGCTCGCCGTGACGAACGGTAAAGCGGATCCCGGGCACCTGGAGCTGGGTATCCAAAGCCCGGATGCATTTTCGCACAAGTTCGTCGGAGTCGAATTTGACGGTGTACACCGATTTTCGGTTGATGTGGTTCCAAAGTGTTTGGAACTCTTTCCTGTAATAATTCTGATTGACCCCACTGGAAACATTGTTGCGTGCGTTCTCCGCGAGAGCCGTTTTGCCCTCCACGTAGACGGTATTGAGCAGTTCCACCAGCGGCGCCTGAAACCCTTTCAACTCTTCGGGAAGATTGAGGCTGCGGTTTCCCACCGCCTCGAAATAGGCGTTCGTCAACTGATAGTCTTCATCCAGATACCCGTTTCTGATGAAAGCATGCATCAGTCTTCCGGCCAAAACATCATCCAGCTTCAGCTTTTCGCCGCGATCGTTGGAGAGCACCTTGTCCAGGAAGAACGCTTGATCCACCCTGCGCGGACGGTCGGACAGGGTCTTCGCGATCTCGCTTTGTAACTGCCTTGCAAACTCCTCATAGGATTCGCTGGCGATGACGGTCAGCACATTGATCTTGTGAACATCATCTCCGAGGACGCTGTCGTCCATCCGTTCCCCTTCCTGGTTCACGCACAACCGGAGGCCGCGTCCGACTTCCTGCCGCTTCTTGATGGTCGAATCACTGTGCTTGAGCGTGCAAATTTGAAACACATTGGGATTGTCCCAGCCTTCCTTGAGTGCCGAATGGGAGAAAATGAACCGCGTCGGCTCCGAGAAACTGAGCAGCCTTTCCTTATCGCGCATGATCAGATCATACGCGTCCACGTCGTCAGAATCGCCTTCCCGTCCCGACACCTTGGGATCGACCAGACGGTTGCTTTTCTTGTCGATCGAAAAATACCCCTTGTGGGTGTCCTGAACCCGAATCCCGTTCAGGTACTTGATATAAGGATCATCGGAAAACAGGGAAAGCTGTTCGTTGAGGAGAGCCGTATACTCCTCTTCGAAAATGTCCGCGTAGATCCCGTTCCTTGGGGTGCCATCCTCGCCGTATTGGCGATATTTCGCCACCTCGTCGATGAAAAACAGTGACAGCACCTTGATTCCTTTGTGAAAAAGTTCCCTTTCCTTCTCGAAGTGCGATTTGATCGTTTCTCGAATCTGGATGCGCCGGAAATGCAGTTCCCCCGCGTCGCCCTGCAAGTCGCCGGCGTAAAGCGTGACGCCGTTGGCAAAACTGATACTGTTGTTGCGCCCGTTGATTTCGGAGACCTTGTATCCCCGGTATTGCTCCAGTTCCCCGGACAGTTGGTACAGGTCGTCGTTGTGTTTGACCCGAAACGTTTTGCGGACGATCCCGGAATTGGTTTTCACTTCAAACTCGAGAATGGCAACGGGAGGGTGTTTCGAGCTGATTTCAATCCTTTCAAGATACAGATAACTGTTCGTCCCGCTCGTGACCTTGGCGGAAATCCCCTTGACGGTGATCTTTTTGACGAGTTTCTTGTTGTAGGCGTCCAGCGCGTCGAGACGGTATACCTTGTTGAACTCTTCTTTGTGCGTGGCCGAATACCGCAGCACAAAAAGCGGATTGAATTCCTTGAGGGCTTCCTTTGTCTCTTTGCCCTCAACGGACTGCGGTTCGTCGATGATCAGGATGGGGTTGGTGCTGGCCAGCACTTCCAAAGGCACGCGGCTGTTGAAATCGTCCAGTTCCATCCGGATTCTTCTGGCGTCCTTCCCCCTTGCGTTAAACGCCTGCATGTTGATGATCATGACGTTGATGCCCGCATCCCGGGCAAACGTTTCGATTTGATGCAACTGCTTGGAGTTGTAGACAAAATAGCGGGCCTTGCAACCGTATTCGGCCATGAAATGGTCTTCCGTGATCTGGAAGGTTTTCAGCACGCCTTCCCGGACGGCGATGGACGGCACCACGACGATGTATTTGCTCCAGCCGTACTTTTTGTACAGCTCGAACATGGTGCGGATGTAGGTATACGTCTTGCCGGTGCCCGTCTCCATCTCCACGGTCAGGTTGCAGCGGACTTTGGGCGTCACGGCAAGGCGGTCGGACACTTTCAGGCCGTTGCGACGCTGCACCTTCCGGATGTTCTCCAGAAGTTCCTCATCCGTAAGCATGATGGGCTTGTTGCGGAACCCGACGGTCACAAGTTCCGGATTTTGCGCTTCTTCCATGGTGATCTGTTCGGGTTTCTGCCGGATGCCGCGGTCCAGGGTAAACCTGGACATTTCGTTCACCTGGCCCTCGAAACAATCCACCACGCTCTTGACGGCGTCCAGCTGGAATTGCTGATGTTTGAACTTGAGCTTCATTCTCTTTCTTCCACCTCACAGCACCCGGACATCTGTAATGGGCGAAAGCATCTTGAACAGTTCTTCCACGTTGATGCGCGCCGAATCGTCCGCGAAGGAACTGTCGCGGAAGACCGCCCTCAGCGGCTGAACTTTGGCAATCTCCCGAATGACGGATTCCGGCACTTCGTCGTCAAAACAGGCCACCAAGGCGTTGCCGTCGACGTAATGAACCGTCTTTCCTTCGATTTGTTTCGTCTCCATCGGCAACGAAAGCTCAAGCCCAAGCTCCAGCATGACCTGGATGAGCAAATCTTCGCTGGTACGGTCTTCCTTGATGTTGGAGGTCAAAGAAAGAAGGTCTTTTTGGTTCAACCTGTCGGGTGAATAGTAAACATCCTTCATGTTTGAGGAATCCACACGAAATACCCGGAAACCATAGTCTATATCTGCTCCAGTTTCCTCCTTAATTTTTTTTGCAGCTCGACGGATCCTTTCTTTGCCGATTTCGCAAATGTTTTTGTAACCGGCTTTATAAGCTTCGGAATTCTCAGCTGTTTTTTCTGGATACTGCACCATGATGAAACTACGTTTTCCTCCATCCTCAGCATTCAATTTTAATACTGCATGAGCAGTGGTAGCAGAACCAGAGAAGAAATCCATAATTATTGCATTTTTATCATGACTAGTTGAAATTTTTATAATATATTTTATTAACTCGACCGGTTTTGGAAATCCAAATACTTTCGCTTTAAATAATTCATTTATTTCCTTGGTTCCATCTTGTGTCATTCCTACTTCTTTGGGTAAATGTGTACTAACAACAACATAACCAAAAAAGTCACCGGCTTTTTTCATATCATCTTCTTTAAAATATCGAAGCATTGGTTTTTTAATTTTTAAAAAATCATAGTCACCCGGGAATACTATCCTGTTTTCTTCATAGTATTTTTGAAAAGTATCTTTCGTTATCGCCCAAGTTCTATTCGGATCGGCTGGATATTCCTCCCCAGTTTTTGGATTTACAATAGTAAAGAAACTGTTAGGACGTTCACTGGCACTTGTTTGTTTTGTTAAGTCATGGATTCTCCAAGGTCTATTGGGTAAATCCGGCGTTTCATAATACTTCCGCTCCTTACCTTCAATCGAAGCGATAAAGGAACTACTTTTTGCATAACATATAATCCATTCGTAATCTTGCGATACTCCAAAAGGCACATCAGACTTTGAAGTTCTTTTCCTCCATGGAAACTGAGCTACATAATTTTCTCTTCCAAATATTTCATCACATATTTTTTTAAGATTATCTACTTCGTTATCATCTATGCTCACAAACAAAGCTCCATCTTCCCTTAATAATTGCCTCGCAATTTTGATCCTAGGATACATCATTGTTAACCAGTTACTATGAAATCTTCCATTTGAAACAGTATTAGAAATTAATTGATTCCCATTATCATCGATTTGACCGGATGCATTAAGATAATCTTTTTCAGATTGCCTGTAGTTATCCAAATATATATAATCATTTCCTGTATTGTATGGCGGATCTATATAGATAAGCTTCACTTTATTCAAATACGACTCTTGCAAGAGTTTCAATACTTCCAAATTGTCACCCTCTATGTAAATGTTCTTTGTATTATCCCAATCCACGCTGTCCTCTTTGACGGGACGTAAAGTCTTGTAGATCGGTGTATTTGCATTGAGAATAGCTTGTTTCTTCCCCGGCCAAGTCAATTGATACCGTTCTTTTTCTCCTTCAACAAGCACGTCGGAAAGCTCCTGTTTGAGCAGGTCAAAATCGACTGCCCGTTTTACATTTCCCTGTTCATCGCGCACTTCGGTGATCACATTTGGAAAAAGTTCGGCGATTTTATCGATATTGGACTGAGTGAGATCCACCGATTTCATCATCAGTTTTTTCATAACTCTATTCCTCCAATCCTTCATCGAGAAGTTCTTGCAATTCCTTCTTCTTGCGCTGAAGTTCCCGGTTAAGCTCGACCTTGATGTGGAATTGTTTTTCCTTAATGATTTTGGATTCCAGTCGCTCGTATTCTTTTTTCAGCCTGTCAATCCGGGCCTGACGTTCCAGGGCGGCAGCCAAATCCGTTTCCGGCCGTGTCTTGTGAGGAAGTAGTTGGCGGATCATGTTTTCGTATACCGCCTTTAAATCGACTGCTTGAAGGAAATTCAACTGAATCCTGTCCGCCGGCTGCCAGTCCGTCTCGTAATAGGCATGGACAACAGCGCGGTTTTCATCCGTCCGGTTGCGTTCCTTGTGGGCGATGGCCAGTTTGGCCTGATCCCCGTAAAGCAGGACATGCAAGATCGGGTAGGGAATCGCCCTGTCGATGCTGCGCAGCAAATCATGGGAGCAAGAGGGCTCCTTCAGATGGATTTCAAAAATCTGAA is part of the Bacillus thermozeamaize genome and harbors:
- a CDS encoding DNA methylase, whose protein sequence is MKKLMMKSVDLTQSNIDKIAELFPNVITEVRDEQGNVKRAVDFDLLKQELSDVLVEGEKERYQLTWPGKKQAILNANTPIYKTLRPVKEDSVDWDNTKNIYIEGDNLEVLKLLQESYLNKVKLIYIDPPYNTGNDYIYLDNYRQSEKDYLNASGQIDDNGNQLISNTVSNGRFHSNWLTMMYPRIKIARQLLREDGALFVSIDDNEVDNLKKICDEIFGRENYVAQFPWRKRTSKSDVPFGVSQDYEWIICYAKSSSFIASIEGKERKYYETPDLPNRPWRIHDLTKQTSASERPNSFFTIVNPKTGEEYPADPNRTWAITKDTFQKYYEENRIVFPGDYDFLKIKKPMLRYFKEDDMKKAGDFFGYVVVSTHLPKEVGMTQDGTKEINELFKAKVFGFPKPVELIKYIIKISTSHDKNAIIMDFFSGSATTAHAVLKLNAEDGGKRSFIMVQYPEKTAENSEAYKAGYKNICEIGKERIRRAAKKIKEETGADIDYGFRVFRVDSSNMKDVYYSPDRLNQKDLLSLTSNIKEDRTSEDLLIQVMLELGLELSLPMETKQIEGKTVHYVDGNALVACFDDEVPESVIREIAKVQPLRAVFRDSSFADDSARINVEELFKMLSPITDVRVL
- a CDS encoding restriction endonuclease subunit R, which translates into the protein MKLKFKHQQFQLDAVKSVVDCFEGQVNEMSRFTLDRGIRQKPEQITMEEAQNPELVTVGFRNKPIMLTDEELLENIRKVQRRNGLKVSDRLAVTPKVRCNLTVEMETGTGKTYTYIRTMFELYKKYGWSKYIVVVPSIAVREGVLKTFQITEDHFMAEYGCKARYFVYNSKQLHQIETFARDAGINVMIINMQAFNARGKDARRIRMELDDFNSRVPLEVLASTNPILIIDEPQSVEGKETKEALKEFNPLFVLRYSATHKEEFNKVYRLDALDAYNKKLVKKITVKGISAKVTSGTNSYLYLERIEISSKHPPVAILEFEVKTNSGIVRKTFRVKHNDDLYQLSGELEQYRGYKVSEINGRNNSISFANGVTLYAGDLQGDAGELHFRRIQIRETIKSHFEKERELFHKGIKVLSLFFIDEVAKYRQYGEDGTPRNGIYADIFEEEYTALLNEQLSLFSDDPYIKYLNGIRVQDTHKGYFSIDKKSNRLVDPKVSGREGDSDDVDAYDLIMRDKERLLSFSEPTRFIFSHSALKEGWDNPNVFQICTLKHSDSTIKKRQEVGRGLRLCVNQEGERMDDSVLGDDVHKINVLTVIASESYEEFARQLQSEIAKTLSDRPRRVDQAFFLDKVLSNDRGEKLKLDDVLAGRLMHAFIRNGYLDEDYQLTNAYFEAVGNRSLNLPEELKGFQAPLVELLNTVYVEGKTALAENARNNVSSGVNQNYYRKEFQTLWNHINRKSVYTVKFDSDELVRKCIRALDTQLQVPGIRFTVRHGELKRIQSREQLQAGEAFETRESRTEFVEGQPEFRVKYDLIGKLMDETKLTRKTIVAILTGIKESTFLQFRKNPEEFMLRAARLINEQKAAMIIESITYDILNDRFDAAIFTQNTLSGKLGENAIQVQKHVYDIVVTDSKVEREFAQELDASEEVLVYAKLPRGFYIPTPLGKYNPDWAIVFREGDVKYIYFIAETKGSMESLELREVEKAKIECARKHFARLNTARLKYDVVDSYEKLLEIVKS
- a CDS encoding twitching motility protein PilT, producing MAQSVQPVQSTKTIRFVLDANVFINAHRLYYAFDIVPCFWRVLVELARRGLIASIDRVKDELQKNDDPLKKWALSEFDHWFLSTDTEEVLDSYGQLMFWSFGNPHYEDVAKHQFADEADSWLVAFAKAYNYIVVTHEQPNHSPKKIKIPNACKAMGVRYMNTFEMLRKLNVKVCA
- a CDS encoding DNA-binding protein, with the protein product MARVAVNPELIRWAIQRADAGEWIEKRFPMVTKWLKNETRPTLKQLEQFAKATSTPLGYFFLPKPPEIKLPIPHYRTVGDAQAAKPSVNLLETIYMMQRRQAWMREYLMDLGHEPLPFVGSWKLSSHPREVAQNMRNTLGLGNGWASVCRSWTEALQYLLGKIEEIGILVVRNGIVGNNTHRKLDVNEFRGFVLVDEYAPLIFINGADGKAAQMFTVAHELAHIWYGESAAFDLSGLQPSAQQIEQVCNQTAAEFLVPEDEMRVTWRHVQYVNDRFNHLARHFKVSSIVAARRALDLQLITKDEFFDFYRDWMENEYEKSRDDDGRGNFYRNQNFRVGRRFAEAVFASVKEGRLLYTEAYRLTGLSGDAFVKYGKYLGFEV